In Dehalococcoidia bacterium, a single genomic region encodes these proteins:
- a CDS encoding LLM class flavin-dependent oxidoreductase translates to MHLMYFTEQPMSTYSEDAGREFGATALMFSNRHFNAEDGSRLYNERIEEYQYAEEMGVDGIMLNEHHNAPFCMQAKTNIFCSILAAVTKRVKIVPLGNPLPLAENPVRLAEELAMIDMISKGRLVSGFVRGGGQEQLATGVNPAYNRERFEEAHDLIVKAWTTPGPFRWEGNHYHHRVVNPWAVPLQQPHPRIWIPGVISKETVIWAAEHRYPYVCLNTTIEGTQKIWALYDEAARRVGYQSGPENRGYLLRVHVADSHEKAERNGREFLWMSGEFTGLAHPVWSNPAGYGSPNNRRAFVEVAAGRKLNPRAAPYEVQRQNLSIIAGTPDEVIRDLRTIMEATRPGIFAFWGNDGHVSHEDSMSCIRLIGQEVMPAVREIGKELGLNSPWEAAAPVSLAYSHDLQPMAAAD, encoded by the coding sequence ATGCACCTGATGTATTTCACCGAGCAGCCGATGTCCACGTATTCGGAGGACGCTGGACGCGAGTTCGGCGCCACGGCGTTAATGTTCTCCAACCGCCATTTCAACGCTGAAGATGGCAGCCGGCTCTACAACGAGCGCATCGAGGAGTACCAGTACGCCGAGGAGATGGGCGTCGACGGCATCATGCTGAACGAGCACCACAACGCGCCGTTCTGCATGCAGGCCAAGACCAACATCTTCTGCTCGATCCTCGCCGCCGTGACCAAGCGCGTGAAGATCGTGCCGCTCGGCAACCCGCTGCCGCTGGCCGAGAACCCGGTGCGGCTGGCGGAAGAGCTGGCGATGATCGACATGATCTCGAAGGGCCGGCTGGTATCGGGCTTCGTGCGCGGCGGCGGGCAGGAGCAGCTCGCCACCGGCGTCAACCCGGCGTACAATCGCGAGCGCTTCGAAGAGGCGCACGACCTGATCGTCAAGGCCTGGACGACGCCCGGCCCCTTCCGCTGGGAGGGCAACCACTATCACCACCGCGTCGTCAATCCCTGGGCCGTGCCGCTGCAACAGCCGCACCCGCGCATCTGGATTCCGGGCGTAATCAGCAAGGAGACGGTGATCTGGGCGGCGGAGCACCGCTACCCCTACGTCTGCCTGAACACGACGATCGAGGGTACGCAGAAGATCTGGGCGCTCTACGACGAGGCGGCGCGCCGCGTCGGCTACCAGTCCGGGCCGGAAAACCGCGGCTACCTGCTGCGTGTGCACGTAGCCGACTCGCATGAGAAGGCGGAGCGCAACGGCCGTGAGTTCCTCTGGATGTCCGGCGAGTTCACGGGCCTGGCGCACCCGGTCTGGAGCAACCCGGCCGGCTACGGCTCGCCCAACAACCGCCGCGCCTTCGTGGAAGTGGCCGCGGGGCGCAAGCTGAACCCGCGCGCCGCGCCCTACGAGGTGCAGCGCCAGAACCTCTCGATCATCGCCGGCACGCCGGACGAGGTGATCCGCGATCTGCGCACGATCATGGAGGCGACGCGGCCGGGCATTTTCGCCTTCTGGGGAAACGACGGCCACGTCAGCCACGAGGACTCGATGTCCTGCATCCGCCTGATCGGCCAGGAAGTGATGCCGGCCGTGCGCGAAATCGGCAAGGAGCTGGGCCTCAACAGCCCGTGGGAGGCCGCCGCGCCCGTCTCACTCGCCTACTCCCACGACCTGCAGCCGATGGCCGCCGCGGACTGA